In a single window of the Melioribacteraceae bacterium genome:
- a CDS encoding zinc ribbon domain-containing protein, giving the protein MGLVILINEYKICPHCSYFSHISEQDKYCSLCGSELLVKCTDCGHPYDNPYAKYCKHCGRLIKNVHDKENQKIHF; this is encoded by the coding sequence ATGGGATTAGTAATCTTGATTAACGAATACAAAATATGTCCCCACTGCAGTTACTTTAGCCATATATCTGAACAAGATAAATATTGTAGTTTGTGCGGAAGCGAGCTGCTTGTAAAATGCACTGATTGTGGTCATCCCTATGATAACCCCTACGCAAAGTATTGTAAACATTGTGGGCGATTGATCAAAAATGTGCATGATAAAGAAAATCAAAAAATTCACTTTTAA